GCTGGTGCAAAATCAATGACCGCCACCTCTGGTCCTGGATTCAGTTTAATGATGGAAAATCTGGGTTATGCTATAATGACTGAGACTCCATTGGTTTTAGTAAATGTCCAAAGAAGCGGCCCATCAACAGGACAACCCACACTTGCTGCTCAAGGGGATATTATGCAAGCAATATGGGGAACTCATGGGGATCACAGTGTAATAGTGTTAACTCCTGCAACAGTTCAAGAGGCATTTGACATGACAATAAAAGCTTTCAATTTAGCTGAAAAATACAGAACACCAGTGATACTCTTAACTGATGCCGAAGTTGGACATATGAGGGAGAGAGTTTATGCTCCAAATCCTGATGAGCTTGAACTTATTTATAGAAAGCTTCCAGCTAATGAGGAGGAGTCTAAGTATCCTTTTGGAGATATTCACGGAGACTTAGTTCCCCCAATGCCGATTTTTGGGGAGGGACACCGAACATATGTCACTGGACTAACGCATGATGAGAGAGGAAGGCCCAAGACGGTGGAAAGTGAGATTCATGAGAAGTTAATAAAGCGCATAGTTGAGAAAATAGAGAAAAACAAAAAGGACATAATTGATTATAATGTGTACGAACTTGAAGATGCTGAAATTGCTATTGTGAGCTTTGGAATTGTTGCGAGATCTGCAATGAGGGCAGTTAAGGAATTGCGCAAGAGGGGAATTAAAGCGGGACTTCTTAAATTAAACGTTCTATGGCCGTTTGATTTTGATCTCATAGAAAATATAGCGAAAAAAGTTGAGAAGATCTATGTAGCAGAGATGAACCTTGGTCAGCTTTATCACATGGTTAAGGAAGGTTCCAACGGAAAAGCTCCTGTGGAATTGATCCCTAAGATCGGTGGCGAAATTCATACTCCTCAAGAGATAATAGAGAGAATTGAAGATGATTTGAGGTGAAGAGAATGTATCTAAAGTCAAGTTACGAGATTAGGGATAAGTACCTTAGAAAAGATATGCTTCCAACAATTTTTTGTCCTGGCTGTGGTATAGGGGCTGTTTTGCAGTATACTCTTAGGGCTATCGATGATCTTGGATTGAATCAGGATGAGATTGTGTGGGTAAGTGGAATAGGATGTTCCTCAAGAGTTCCAGGTTATGTTAACTTTGATGGTTTGCATACAACTCATGGGAGAGCATTAGCTTTTGCAACAGGAATAAAAATGGCCAACCCCAAGCTTAAGGTAATCGCCTTTATGGGGGATGGGGATGCAGCGGCAATAGGTGGTAACCATCTGATTCATGCTATAAGAAGAAATCTTGATATTACAGTGATTCTGATCAATAACTTTACATATGGTATGACAGGAGGGCAGGTGGCTCCAACAACACCAAAAGGACTTAGGGGGACTACAGCACCTTATGGGAGCTTTGAGAACCCATTTGACATAGCCGAGCTTGCTGTAGCTGCTGGAGCCAACTATGTTGCAAGGTGGAGTGTCTTTAACTACATCCAGGGTATAAACAGTATAAAGAAGGCCCTTCAGAAAAAAGGCTTTACTTTGGTTGAGTTCCTCTCCCAGTGTCCGATAAGCTTTGGAAGAAGGAACAGGTTGAAGACAGGTACAGAGCTGATAAAATGGTACCAACAAATAACAGTGCCTATCAGTAAAGCAAAGAATATGACTCCAGAAGAACTTGAAGGCAAGGTTGTAATTGGGGAATTTGTTGATAGAGATAGACCAAGTCTGGTAGAAGAGTACGAGGCATACAAAAAGAGAGCGAGAAAAATGATGGGGTGGGAAGAATGAGAAAGGAAGTTCTCATAGGTGGCTTTGGTGGTCAGGGCGTTATCTTGGCAAGTGTCATTCTTGGAAGGGCTGCAACGGTATATGAAGGCCTTTATGCAGTTCAAACTCAGGCATATGGTCCAGAATCTAGAGGAGGAGCAAGCAGAGCGGAAGTGGTTATAAGTGATGAACCTGTAGATTACCCAAAGGCATTAAATCCAGAATATGCACTCCTTCTTTCTCAACAAGCATATGAAAAGTACCTTCCTGTTGTTAAAGAAGGCGGTATAGTTATAGTGGAGAAAGATCTTGTTCCAAACAGAAATGAAGAACTCGAGAGAAAATTCAAAGTTTATGCGCTTCCCTTAACTGAAATAGCTGAGGAAACTACTGGTCTCAGTTTGACAATGAATATTCTTACTCTTGGATTTTTGGTGAAATTAACTGAAATAGTGAGTGAAGAAGCAATAGAAAAAGCTGTGCTTGACTCGATTCCTAAGGGTACAGAGCACCTTAATTTAAGGGCTTTAAAGAAGGGTTTTGAGCTCGGGGAAAAAGCTCTTAATGGGGAACTTTAATTTTCCTTGTTTTCTTTCTCCGCAAGATTTATTATGAATGTCCTGGTATTTCTCTTAGTATGCTGATAAACAAAACTAAGAACCAAGTATGGAATGGAAGAGTAAAAGTTGCAGACACATTTTTCAAGCGATTTAGGGGATTAATGCTTACTCCAGAAGTTAACTATGCATTGGTGTTTATTCTACCTACAGAGAGCAGAATAAATGCTTCGATTCATATGTTTTTCATGTTTCAGAGCATAGATGTTCTCTTTCTTGACTCTTCTCGAAAAGTGGTTGATCTTAAGCGCGCAAAGCCTTGGAGAGTTTATATGCCAAAGGAGAGTGCAAAATATATAATTGAAGCTCCAGTAGGTGTTATAAATGCTATTCATGCTGAAATAGGAGACGAGATTGACTGGCAAGTAGAGGAAGAGAGAAAAGCTGTTCCTTCTCCTGCAAGTGCGATTAATAAGATAAACATAAAAAGTTCAAATGGTGTTATAAGCTTGGCTGAACCTAAACCAAAGCTTAAAGGGAAATGACATGCTTGAGAGTATTATTGAATGCATAAAAAACAAAATTGAAAAGAACAGAGAACTTAGAGATGAACTTTACTCCTTGATTCTGTATGGCTCTTTTGTGAGAGGAGATTTTATTGAAGGAGTCAGTGATTTGGATTTCTTTGCTGTAATAAAGGATAATGAAAAAGTTATTGCTTCCTTAAAAATAGTTTTAGAGGAATGTTGTGCTAATCTAGGTGCTGTTGAGATTGACTTAGCGTGGGAGTACCTTGAGAATTTAGATGATCCATTACATAAAGGATTTCCATTTAAATTTTTAACAATATACCAGCAAGACTTTTTAGAGCATCATGTTGTAATATA
This genomic stretch from Thermococcus sp. EP1 harbors:
- a CDS encoding 2-oxoacid:ferredoxin oxidoreductase subunit beta encodes the protein MYLKSSYEIRDKYLRKDMLPTIFCPGCGIGAVLQYTLRAIDDLGLNQDEIVWVSGIGCSSRVPGYVNFDGLHTTHGRALAFATGIKMANPKLKVIAFMGDGDAAAIGGNHLIHAIRRNLDITVILINNFTYGMTGGQVAPTTPKGLRGTTAPYGSFENPFDIAELAVAAGANYVARWSVFNYIQGINSIKKALQKKGFTLVEFLSQCPISFGRRNRLKTGTELIKWYQQITVPISKAKNMTPEELEGKVVIGEFVDRDRPSLVEEYEAYKKRARKMMGWEE
- a CDS encoding nucleotidyltransferase domain-containing protein encodes the protein MLESIIECIKNKIEKNRELRDELYSLILYGSFVRGDFIEGVSDLDFFAVIKDNEKVIASLKIVLEECCANLGAVEIDLAWEYLENLDDPLHKGFPFKFLTIYQQDFLEHHVVIYGDDITSLLPRYYFKDLLKWRIERLLASINKFSGNLKMLHIGAGEVVRLLALIHGARSLRKKEVLRVLEIIGDIEALEIYRAYLNGRELRFSEDYLKEFVRSRCEILKKQQNL
- a CDS encoding 2-oxoacid:acceptor oxidoreductase subunit alpha, whose translation is AGAKSMTATSGPGFSLMMENLGYAIMTETPLVLVNVQRSGPSTGQPTLAAQGDIMQAIWGTHGDHSVIVLTPATVQEAFDMTIKAFNLAEKYRTPVILLTDAEVGHMRERVYAPNPDELELIYRKLPANEEESKYPFGDIHGDLVPPMPIFGEGHRTYVTGLTHDERGRPKTVESEIHEKLIKRIVEKIEKNKKDIIDYNVYELEDAEIAIVSFGIVARSAMRAVKELRKRGIKAGLLKLNVLWPFDFDLIENIAKKVEKIYVAEMNLGQLYHMVKEGSNGKAPVELIPKIGGEIHTPQEIIERIEDDLR
- a CDS encoding DUF192 domain-containing protein, with the translated sequence MLINKTKNQVWNGRVKVADTFFKRFRGLMLTPEVNYALVFILPTESRINASIHMFFMFQSIDVLFLDSSRKVVDLKRAKPWRVYMPKESAKYIIEAPVGVINAIHAEIGDEIDWQVEEERKAVPSPASAINKINIKSSNGVISLAEPKPKLKGK
- a CDS encoding 2-oxoacid:ferredoxin oxidoreductase subunit gamma, whose amino-acid sequence is MRKEVLIGGFGGQGVILASVILGRAATVYEGLYAVQTQAYGPESRGGASRAEVVISDEPVDYPKALNPEYALLLSQQAYEKYLPVVKEGGIVIVEKDLVPNRNEELERKFKVYALPLTEIAEETTGLSLTMNILTLGFLVKLTEIVSEEAIEKAVLDSIPKGTEHLNLRALKKGFELGEKALNGEL